AGGCGTCCGAGGAGGAGTACGACCCCATGGAGTGCGGTCTCGACCCCGCGCTCGCGCAGCTCCTGGCCGACGAGGGGCTCGACCCCGTGCTCGTCGAGGACATCGCCCACCTGGCCGTCGCGGAGGACCTCGACGAGGGCGTGGACGTCACCACCGTCGCCACCATCCCCGAGGAAGCCGTCGCCACCGCCGACTTCATCGCCCGGGAGAACGGCGTCGTGGCGGGCCTGCACATCGCCGAGGCCGTGCTGTCCGTCGTGTGCACGGAGGAGTTCGAGGTCGAGCGGCACGCCGAGGACGGCGACCGGATCGTCGCCGGGCAGCCGCTGCTGACGGTCACCGCCCGCACCCGCGACCTGCTCACCGCCGAGCGCAGCGCGCTCAACATCCTGTGCAGGCTCTCCGGCATCGCGACCGCCACGCGCGCGTGGGCGGACGCCCTGGACGGCACCAAGGCGAGGGTCCGCGACACCCGGAAGACGACGCCCGGGCTGCGCGCCCTGGAGAAGTTCGCCGTGCGCTGCGGCGGCGGCGTCAACCACCGCATGTCCCTGTCCGACGCGGCGCTCGTCAAGGACAACCACGTGGTGGCCGCCGGCGGCGTCGCCCAGGCGTTCGCCGCCGTCCGCGAGAGGTTCCCCGAGGTCCCCATCGAGGTGGAGGTCGACACCCTCCACCAGCTCCGCGAGGTGCTGGACGCCGGCGCCGACCTGATCCTCCTGGACAACTTCACCGTCGTGGAGACCGAGGAGGCCGTGGCGCTCGTCGACGGGCGCGCCTTCCTGGAGTCCTCGGGGCGCCTCACGCTGGACGACGCCCGTGCGTACGCCGTCACGGGAGTCGACTATCTTTCGGTGGGGGCGCTCACGCATTCCGCGCGGATCCTGGACATCGGTCTCGATCTGCGGGAGGCGGACGGGAGCGCGGCTTCTGGCGGTGAGACGGAGGGGACGGGCACGTCCCGGGACGGGGCTGAGTAGGCGTCATGCTGCTGACGATCGACGTGGGGAACACCCACACCGTGCTCGGCCTCTTCGACGGGGAGGACATCGTCGAGCACTGGCGCATCTCCACCGATCCGCGGCGCACCGCCGACGAGCTCGCCGTGCTGCTCCAGGGCCTCATGGGCATGCACCCGCTGCTCGGCGAGGACCTGGGCGACGGCATCGACGGCATCTCCATCTGCTCGACGGTGCCCTCCGTCCTGCACGAGCTGCGCGAGGTCACACGGCGGTACTACGGCGACGTGCCGGCCGTCCTCGTGGAGCCCGGGATCAAGACCGGGGTGCCGATCCTCATGGACAACCCCAAGGAGGTCGGCGCCGACCGCATCATCAACGCCGTCGCCGCGGTCGACCTCTACGGCGGCCCGGCGATCGTCGTCGACTTCGGAACGGCGACGACGTTCGACGCGGTCTCCGCGCGCGGCGAGTACACGGGCGGCGTGATCGCGCCCGGCATCGAGATCTCCGTCGACGCGCTCGGCATGCGCGGCGCGCAGCTCCGGAAGATCGAGCTGGCCAGGCCGCGGAGCGTGATCGGCAAGAACACGGTCGAGGCCATGCAGTCGGGCATCGTCTACGGGTTCGCCGGCCAGGTCGACGGCGTGGT
The nucleotide sequence above comes from Streptomyces sp. TS71-3. Encoded proteins:
- a CDS encoding type III pantothenate kinase, translating into MLLTIDVGNTHTVLGLFDGEDIVEHWRISTDPRRTADELAVLLQGLMGMHPLLGEDLGDGIDGISICSTVPSVLHELREVTRRYYGDVPAVLVEPGIKTGVPILMDNPKEVGADRIINAVAAVDLYGGPAIVVDFGTATTFDAVSARGEYTGGVIAPGIEISVDALGMRGAQLRKIELARPRSVIGKNTVEAMQSGIVYGFAGQVDGVVRRMARELSEDADDVTVIATGGLAPMVLGEASVIDEHEPWLTLIGLRLVYERNVSRL